From Vigna unguiculata cultivar IT97K-499-35 chromosome 5, ASM411807v1, whole genome shotgun sequence, the proteins below share one genomic window:
- the LOC114186176 gene encoding transcription factor MYB90-like has product MEAMEEFSGVRKGAWSKFEDELLKACVHLYGEGQWHLVPQRAGLKRCRKSCRLRWLNYLKPNIKRGDFSEDEVDLMIKLHKLLGNRWSLIAGRLPGRTSNDVKNYWITYTRRKSHSQNKHNNVKQQDETESSLKPHDVVKPVPLALPKTCPKLLQEKFIDSSKVGVTEEGATSLSGSENWFETLLDEKGNNITLNNKTCFFTEKDGVFEKWDEELSSIASHFFTETETWTDMFIDLGIN; this is encoded by the exons ATGGAAGCCATGGAAGAATTTTCAGGTGTGAGAAAAGGAGCATGGAGTAAATTTGAAGATGAACTTCTCAAAGCATGTGTTCATCTTTACGGGGAAGGACAATGGCACCTTGTTCCTCAGAGAGCAG GGTTGAAGAGATGCAGGAAGAGTTGTAGATTGAGATGGCTGAATTATTTGAAACCAAATATCAAGCGAGGAGATTTTAGTGAAGACGAGGTTGATTTGATGATCAAATTGCATAAACTTTTGGGAAACAG GTGGTCCCTGATTGCAGGAAGACTTCCAGGAAGAACATCAAACGATGTGAAGAATTACTGGATCACCTACACACGACGTAAATCACATTCTCAAAACAAACATAACAACGTAAAACAGCAGGATGAGACAGAATCATCACTGAAACCCCATGATGTTGTAAAGCCTGTGCCTCTAGCTTTACCAAAAACTTGCCCTAAGTTACTGCAAGAGAAATTTATAGATAGCTCCAAAGTTGGTGTTACTGAAGAAGGTGCAACTTCTTTATCAGGGTCGGAGAATTGGTTTGAAACTCTGTTAGATGAGAAGGGAAACAATATTACACTTAACAACAAGACATGCTTCTTTACAGAAAAAGATGGAGTGTTTGAAAAATGGGATGAAGAGCTTAGTTCAATTGCTTCTCACTTTTTTACAGAAACTGAAACTTGGACCGATATGTTTATTGACCTGGGaattaattag